The proteins below are encoded in one region of Megalops cyprinoides isolate fMegCyp1 chromosome 14, fMegCyp1.pri, whole genome shotgun sequence:
- the LOC118788700 gene encoding norrin-like, with the protein MRNSGHLGRPGIMLLLVTCPLLAVLQGATSKAESGHLGDSSPDRCMRHHFVETITHPIYKCNSKMVLLARCEGHCSHTSRSDPLISFSSVLKQPFKSTCVCCRPHTSKLKAVRLRCSGGTRITATYRYILACSCEDCS; encoded by the exons ATGAGGAACTCGGGCCACCTGGGCAGACCCGGAATCATGCTCTTATTGGTcacctgccccctgctggccgtgCTGCAGGGTGCAACCAGCAAAGCCGAAAGCGGCCACCTGGGGGACTCCTCCCCCGACAGATGCATGAGGCACCACTTTGTGGAGACGATCACCCACCCCATCTACAAGTGCAACTCCAAG ATGGTCCTGCTGGCACGCTGTGAGGGTCACTGCAGCCACACCTCTCGCTCCGACCCCCTCATCTCATTCAGCTCCGTCCTGAAGCAGCCCTTCAAGAGCACCTGCGTCTGCTGCCGGCCGCACACCTCCAAGCTGAAGGCCGTGCGGCTGCGCTGCTCCGGCGGGACCCGCATCACTGCCACCTACCGCTACATCCTGGCCTGCAGCTGCGAGGACTGCAGCTGA